The genomic stretch GATGGACGAAGGCAAGGCGGTCGGCAGCACCGCGAGGAAGACCCATGCGGCGGCCGAAAGCGCGGCCTCGGCCGCCGAGGACTCCAGCGCCGCCGCCCGGCAGACGACGCAAGCCGCCGAGCGGACCTCCGAGGCCGCGGAAACCTCGGCCGAGGCGGCGGAGGTCACGGCCAAGGCCGCCGTCGTCACCAAGGACAGCGCCGAGCGCCGGACCGAGCTTGCCGGCGACCGCACCGTTTTCGCGGCCGAGCGGACCTATGCCGCCTGGGTGCGCACGGGGATGGTGGGGCTGGCGGGCGGCATCGGCGCGCGGACGCTGCTGGAGGGGCTGGTGCCGGGCTGGATGGTGATGGCGCAGGCCTCGGTGCTGATGCTGTTTGCGATCTTCTGCTTCACCGCCGGGGTCTGGCGCCAGTTGTTCCGGGTCGAGCCGCTGGCCCCCGACATCCGCAGGCTGCCCGGCTGGGTGCTGATCGCGGTCAATGTCTTCCTGTCGCTGGTCGCCGCGACCGCCCTTCTGGGGATCTGGACCGGCCCCGGGGCCTGAGCGGCCCCTGCCCTATTCCGCCCGCAGCCGCACCCCGGCAAGGCTCGGGTCGCAGCGCCGCGCGGCAGTGACCAGCCGCTGCTGCAGATGCGCCTGCACATAGCTTGCGTGAAAGCGGCTGGGGGCCAGCAGCAGAAGCTGGCCGTCCTCGACCCCCGCATCGGCCAGCGGCGCGAACCAGGCCTCATAGGCGCCCCGGTCCTCGGCCGACAGCAGCGCCCGCGCCGCCGCCCAGACCGCGCCCGCCGCCCCCTCGCCGCCGCCCGCGCGGCGGAAGGGCACCACCGTGGGGCTGTCGCCCGGTTCCGCGGGCTCGGGTGCGCCGCCAAGGCGGGCGACCAGATCGGGACCGACATTCGCCCATTCGGGCCGGGTGTCTAGCAGGATGCGGTCCAGCCCGAGGCCCAGCACCGAGACCCGCCCCCGCGCGCCCTGCCGCTTGACGGTGATCCAGCCGAGGCTGCGCAGCCGCGCCATGTCGCGCTTGACGGTGCGCTCGTCCACCGCCCAGAGCCGGGCGATCTCGGCCTGCCCCACCGCCAGCTCGTCCCGCTGCCAGTTGTAGCGCGCGGTGATCAGCGCCATCAGCCGCAGCACCATGCGCTGCCGGTGCTGGTCGCCCGCCAGCGCATGGGCCGCCAGCGCCGTCAGCAGGTCATATTTGCGGCTTGCCCCCTCGTGCCCGGCCGGACGGATCGCCTGCATGCTGTCCTCGCTCTCCGGCCCCGCCGCGGGGCTGCCGCCCCTGCCCGGTCGCTGTCCTGTCCCCTGGCTGCGGG from Paracoccus sp. MC1862 encodes the following:
- a CDS encoding DUF202 domain-containing protein → MDEGKAVGSTARKTHAAAESAASAAEDSSAAARQTTQAAERTSEAAETSAEAAEVTAKAAVVTKDSAERRTELAGDRTVFAAERTYAAWVRTGMVGLAGGIGARTLLEGLVPGWMVMAQASVLMLFAIFCFTAGVWRQLFRVEPLAPDIRRLPGWVLIAVNVFLSLVAATALLGIWTGPGA
- a CDS encoding DnaA N-terminal domain-containing protein — protein: MQAIRPAGHEGASRKYDLLTALAAHALAGDQHRQRMVLRLMALITARYNWQRDELAVGQAEIARLWAVDERTVKRDMARLRSLGWITVKRQGARGRVSVLGLGLDRILLDTRPEWANVGPDLVARLGGAPEPAEPGDSPTVVPFRRAGGGEGAAGAVWAAARALLSAEDRGAYEAWFAPLADAGVEDGQLLLLAPSRFHASYVQAHLQQRLVTAARRCDPSLAGVRLRAE